One genomic region from Vanacampus margaritifer isolate UIUO_Vmar chromosome 2, RoL_Vmar_1.0, whole genome shotgun sequence encodes:
- the LOC144045089 gene encoding uncharacterized protein LOC144045089, whose protein sequence is MKINVALGLLLFCAPLMTGGANATDGKTNSSSPTFECYRCANKAECTTCLQTLSKCPKSGQCASGFCFNIKNGEGEAIQKGCKDKEDCEGGGTTCCKETMCNGALAVGGMPLLVPLLAAACLALFK, encoded by the exons ATGAAGATCAACGTTGCTTTGGGGCTCCTCCTCTTCTGCGCTCCACTGATGACAG GTGGAGCAAATGCTACAG ACGGCAAGACCAACAGCAGCTCCCCCACGTTTGAATGCTACCGGTGCGCCAACAAAGCGGAATGCACCACCTGCCTTCAAACCTTGAGCAAATGCCCCAAGAGCGGCCAATGCGCCAGCGGCTTCTGTTTCAACATCAAGAATG GCGAGGGCGAGGCGATCCAGAAGGGCTGTAAAGATAAAGAGGATTGCGAGGGCGGCGGCACCACCTGCTGCAAGGAAACCATGTGTAACGGTGCCTTGGCTGTGGGCGGCATGCCGCTGCTGGTGCCGCTGCTGGCCGCCGCCTGTCTGGCGCTCTTCAAGTGA